A window of Amblyraja radiata isolate CabotCenter1 chromosome 25, sAmbRad1.1.pri, whole genome shotgun sequence contains these coding sequences:
- the LOC116987360 gene encoding 60S ribosomal protein L37 produces the protein MTKGTSSFGKRRNKTHTLCRRCGAKAFHLQKSTCGKCAYPAKRKRKYNWSAKAKRRNTTGTGRMRHLKVVFRRFRNGFREGTTPKPRRAAMASSSTA, from the coding sequence ATGACGAAGGGAACATCGTCATTTGGTAAGAGGCGGAACAAGACACACACTCTTTGCCGGCGGTGTGGAGCTAAAGCATTTCACCTGCAGAAATCCACCTGTGGTAAATGTGCCTACCCTGCCAAGAGAAAGAGAAAGTATAACTGGAGTGCAAAAGCCAAAAGGAGAAACACAACAGGCACAGGTCGCATGAGGCACCTGAAGGTGGTGTTTCGGAGGTTCAGAAATGGATTCCGTGAAGGCACTACCCCAAAGCCCAGACGTGCTGCAATGGCTTCTTCCAGCACTGCATAA